The Planococcus donghaensis genome contains a region encoding:
- a CDS encoding SDR family NAD(P)-dependent oxidoreductase, whose amino-acid sequence MELAGKVAIVTGGASGIGFATAKAFLDKGAKVVIGDYNEEGGQQAEQQLKESSDEVAFVSVDVSREESVEKMVSATVERFGRVDIIVNNAGIGEFSVTHELTYEDYHKVIAVNQDGVFFGAKHAIKKMLEHGEGGAIVNTSSILGSVGEGGAFAYNASKGAVNLMTKSLALQYAEHKIRVNAVAPGYVETGLVNRETLGELYDVVIARHPVGRIGQPEEIAHAIVFLVENEFVTGTTIMVDGGYTTQ is encoded by the coding sequence GTGGAACTTGCAGGAAAAGTAGCAATTGTAACTGGCGGAGCATCTGGTATTGGTTTTGCAACAGCGAAAGCATTTCTAGATAAAGGCGCAAAAGTGGTGATTGGTGACTACAATGAAGAAGGCGGGCAGCAAGCCGAGCAACAATTAAAGGAAAGCAGCGACGAGGTAGCATTTGTTAGCGTCGATGTCTCACGTGAAGAGTCAGTGGAGAAAATGGTCTCAGCCACTGTCGAACGTTTTGGCAGAGTGGATATTATTGTGAACAATGCGGGCATTGGGGAATTTAGCGTAACACATGAACTGACGTATGAAGATTATCATAAGGTGATTGCTGTCAATCAGGATGGCGTCTTTTTCGGTGCTAAGCACGCCATTAAGAAAATGCTTGAACACGGAGAAGGGGGTGCCATCGTTAATACTTCGTCAATTTTGGGGTCGGTCGGAGAAGGTGGTGCGTTTGCTTACAACGCTTCAAAAGGCGCTGTGAATCTTATGACTAAGTCTTTGGCGTTACAATATGCTGAGCATAAAATTCGTGTGAATGCAGTAGCCCCGGGGTATGTAGAAACGGGATTGGTCAATAGAGAAACCTTAGGTGAGCTTTATGATGTTGTAATCGCTAGGCATCCTGTCGGTAGAATTGGTCAGCCGGAAGAAATCGCACATGCCATTGTCTTTTTAGTTGAAAACGAATTTGTTACAGGCACTACGATTATGGTGGATGGCGGCTATACAACTCAATAG
- the pabB gene encoding aminodeoxychorismate synthase component I, producing MTNPHLLYEFKNSVGDIEPLYFSDPVKVFETHELEKVADILAEVERAVNKGFYAAGYVAYEAAPAFRPEMQVQSAGELPLLWFGIFKEPQKTPLVFKEQETYRVSDWEMASSVEQYKTGIQQIKTAIEEGHTYQVNYTERLSAKFTGDDLAFYHQLARNQQADYGAYLNLGRFRLLSASPELFFKVEEGKLIAKPMKGTAPRGRTTQEDQEHIKTLLSSEKEKAENVMIVDLLRNDMSRLAEKGSVKADPLFTVETYPTVHQLTSTVTADLKDNTTVWDWFHALFPCGSITGAPKISTMKYIAELEQTPREVYCGAIGFITPKKEAVFNVPIRTVVIDAEKGVARYGVGGGITWDSTAEGEYRELQTKAEVLTAKRPVFKLLESLKLENGEYPLLSYHLARLKDSSDYFHFPGNSEKVKAELGKLTQQYPQGTYKVRLLVDRKGELELQAQETTPMKEPVTCALASSPINSKNPFFFHKTTHREVYEQASVEHSKEFFSVLLWNEKQQITEFTIGNVIVEKDGRFFTPPVECGLLAGTFRQHLLDQQKIEEKIILKEELKEYDAIWFINGVRGWLAVELSK from the coding sequence ATGACGAACCCTCACCTACTGTATGAGTTTAAAAACAGTGTTGGAGACATCGAACCGCTGTATTTTAGTGATCCGGTCAAGGTTTTTGAAACACACGAACTGGAAAAAGTCGCTGATATTTTAGCGGAAGTCGAACGAGCAGTGAATAAAGGATTTTATGCAGCAGGTTATGTGGCGTACGAAGCAGCTCCAGCTTTTCGACCGGAAATGCAAGTTCAATCGGCAGGTGAACTGCCGCTTCTTTGGTTTGGCATTTTTAAAGAGCCGCAAAAAACGCCTTTAGTCTTTAAAGAACAAGAAACCTATCGTGTATCGGATTGGGAAATGGCGAGTTCGGTAGAACAGTACAAAACCGGCATCCAACAAATCAAAACAGCCATCGAAGAAGGCCATACGTATCAAGTGAATTATACAGAACGCTTGTCTGCAAAATTTACTGGCGATGACTTAGCATTTTATCACCAGCTAGCAAGAAACCAACAAGCAGATTACGGAGCTTACTTAAACTTAGGGCGCTTTCGTTTATTATCGGCATCGCCAGAACTGTTTTTCAAAGTCGAAGAGGGCAAGTTAATCGCGAAGCCCATGAAAGGCACAGCGCCAAGAGGACGAACGACACAAGAAGACCAAGAACACATAAAAACCTTGTTGTCGTCTGAAAAAGAAAAAGCTGAAAACGTAATGATTGTGGATTTGTTGCGAAACGACATGAGTCGCTTAGCCGAAAAAGGAAGCGTAAAAGCAGATCCTCTTTTCACAGTAGAGACTTATCCAACAGTTCATCAACTAACTTCAACGGTCACTGCTGATTTAAAAGACAACACAACAGTTTGGGATTGGTTTCATGCACTGTTCCCATGTGGCTCGATTACTGGAGCTCCGAAAATTAGTACGATGAAATACATAGCCGAATTAGAACAAACACCAAGAGAAGTTTATTGCGGAGCTATCGGGTTTATCACACCAAAAAAGGAAGCAGTTTTTAACGTACCTATCCGGACCGTTGTGATTGACGCAGAAAAAGGTGTAGCACGTTACGGAGTGGGCGGCGGCATTACGTGGGATTCAACAGCTGAGGGAGAATACCGAGAGTTGCAGACTAAAGCAGAAGTACTTACTGCAAAACGTCCTGTATTTAAATTGCTCGAATCGTTAAAACTTGAAAATGGGGAGTACCCGTTGTTGTCGTATCATTTGGCGCGTCTAAAAGACTCTTCGGATTATTTTCATTTCCCGGGAAATAGTGAAAAAGTAAAAGCTGAATTGGGCAAACTGACCCAACAATATCCACAAGGAACTTACAAAGTGCGTCTTTTAGTAGATCGTAAAGGTGAACTGGAACTGCAAGCGCAAGAAACAACTCCGATGAAGGAACCGGTAACATGTGCCTTAGCTAGTTCTCCTATAAATAGCAAAAACCCATTTTTTTTTCATAAAACCACGCACCGTGAAGTTTATGAACAGGCAAGTGTTGAACATTCAAAAGAGTTCTTTTCAGTCTTATTATGGAATGAAAAACAGCAAATTACCGAATTCACCATTGGCAATGTGATAGTCGAAAAAGACGGTCGATTTTTCACGCCACCAGTAGAATGTGGTTTGTTAGCAGGCACTTTTAGGCAGCACCTATTAGATCAACAAAAAATTGAAGAAAAAATCATTTTAAAAGAAGAGTTAAAAGAGTATGATGCTATTTGGTTTATCAATGGTGTGCGAGGATGGCTCGCTGTAGAGTTAAGTAAGTAA
- a CDS encoding anthranilate synthase component II, protein MIVIIDNQDSFTYNLVHYFEQLDPSVRIFQNDELIEKQLEALNPDLIVLSPGPGRPATSGASKRVLTNLSGHVPILGVCLGHQTIVEHFGGIVTKGHQPMHGKVSSLTHDGKGLFKKITNPTSVTRYHSLVAENTLPECLLVTARSEDGVIMAVRHRQLPVEGIQFHPESILTVEGFQMLKNSYEQAKKWKETNKGGTEYDEPSPTV, encoded by the coding sequence ATGATTGTCATCATCGATAACCAAGATTCATTTACTTATAATCTGGTTCATTATTTTGAGCAACTAGATCCATCCGTCCGTATATTTCAAAACGATGAATTGATAGAAAAACAATTAGAAGCGCTAAATCCCGATTTAATCGTCCTGTCTCCAGGACCGGGGCGACCTGCAACAAGTGGAGCGAGCAAGCGCGTATTAACAAACTTAAGTGGACACGTGCCGATACTAGGCGTTTGTCTCGGGCACCAAACCATCGTGGAACATTTCGGCGGCATAGTGACAAAAGGCCATCAGCCCATGCACGGCAAAGTTTCTAGCCTAACACATGATGGAAAAGGACTTTTTAAAAAAATCACCAATCCAACATCGGTTACTCGCTATCATTCGTTAGTGGCCGAAAATACGCTACCGGAATGCTTACTAGTGACGGCTCGTTCTGAAGACGGTGTGATTATGGCCGTTCGCCATCGCCAATTGCCAGTGGAAGGCATCCAGTTTCATCCGGAATCTATATTAACGGTGGAAGGCTTTCAAATGCTGAAAAATAGTTATGAGCAAGCTAAAAAGTGGAAAGAAACAAACAAGGGAGGTACTGAATATGACGAACCCTCACCTACTGTATGA
- a CDS encoding GNAT family N-acetyltransferase: MLTRYKRSHEKVAMGLLAFMPEERNVKQLRKTMELYNDHPDWQLFFWKANDYYVGIIGVHIEDDEFFTVQHITVIPSFRGEGIGHKMVESVEKLMGNRKPRPSEATKAFLMKCRV, from the coding sequence ATGCTAACTAGATACAAACGGTCGCATGAAAAAGTGGCGATGGGCTTGCTGGCATTCATGCCCGAAGAGCGAAATGTAAAACAACTAAGGAAAACGATGGAACTATACAATGACCACCCAGATTGGCAGCTTTTCTTTTGGAAGGCCAATGATTATTACGTAGGCATCATTGGTGTTCATATAGAAGACGACGAGTTTTTTACGGTGCAGCACATTACTGTCATTCCATCGTTTAGAGGAGAAGGAATTGGCCATAAAATGGTAGAAAGTGTCGAAAAACTGATGGGCAATCGCAAACCAAGACCATCTGAAGCAACAAAGGCGTTTTTAATGAAGTGCAGAGTTTAA
- a CDS encoding DUF1259 domain-containing protein, whose product MDRFERLAEQVGVLLNAEVEVQNGECLIKKTRAINISSQNKNFNCVLDHDISFKNLKEDGTALNEAGILLLPEELALFTDTLHQQAIPLPINYQQRVDINPNIVCIYMSSEESPEDFATRLSAVFNAIEQNSLVK is encoded by the coding sequence GTGGATAGATTCGAGCGATTGGCCGAACAAGTTGGCGTGTTGCTGAATGCAGAAGTAGAAGTACAAAATGGCGAATGCCTAATCAAAAAAACGAGGGCCATCAATATTTCTTCTCAAAACAAAAATTTCAATTGTGTGCTCGATCATGATATTTCGTTTAAAAACCTTAAAGAAGATGGCACTGCGCTTAATGAGGCAGGAATATTGTTACTCCCGGAAGAGCTAGCTCTTTTTACAGACACGCTTCACCAGCAGGCTATTCCGTTGCCGATAAACTATCAACAACGTGTGGACATAAACCCGAATATTGTATGCATCTATATGTCTTCAGAAGAATCACCTGAAGATTTCGCTACCAGATTATCTGCTGTATTTAACGCGATAGAGCAAAATTCACTAGTAAAGTAA
- a CDS encoding flavodoxin domain-containing protein, with protein MALTSYKPRTAIVYTSVTGNTEHLAEMLQTALLNQGIPVELYRVEEFLLDELPYFAQVLIGTYTWGSGEIPKEMYGLYQAIEQLGNKELQTAVFGTGDRFFAEFCGAVDRFRDMLYVKTLLIASLKVELMPQPKDVIRCEKLVALLK; from the coding sequence ATGGCTTTGACGAGCTATAAGCCAAGAACAGCAATCGTTTATACTTCAGTTACTGGGAATACAGAACACTTGGCAGAAATGCTGCAAACAGCCCTGCTAAATCAAGGGATTCCAGTTGAGCTTTACCGAGTAGAAGAATTTTTGCTTGATGAACTGCCCTATTTTGCTCAAGTGTTGATTGGCACTTATACATGGGGAAGCGGTGAAATTCCAAAAGAAATGTATGGATTGTATCAAGCGATTGAACAGCTTGGTAACAAAGAGTTACAAACAGCAGTTTTCGGAACGGGAGATCGTTTTTTTGCAGAATTTTGTGGAGCGGTCGATCGTTTTCGAGATATGTTATACGTCAAAACATTGCTGATAGCTAGCTTGAAAGTGGAATTGATGCCTCAACCAAAAGACGTGATTCGCTGTGAGAAATTAGTAGCACTCCTTAAATAG
- a CDS encoding ribonucleotide-diphosphate reductase subunit beta codes for MTIHEPLKKIKLLNPEHPNKSTGVLNGQSSGLLNWNDIAYPQMYDLYQALLANFWKAQEINMQDDIKQWDSLSSVEKDVFLRINTQLASLDSLQTPTMSQAMDYVTDSSFKAIFAVISQQEAVHTESYSYILSSLVSVSEQNARFNQAKSDPVVQKRNELILDAYEEFRQNPTPQNLFKLSVNSINLEGIYFYAGFAFFYHLARQQKMLKTSTMISYIQRDEMQHAYFIAQFIRIMLTENPDLNTDENIQYIYTTIDKAVQLEKEWAHYILADIEGLDLVEFEGYVEYLANKRLRQLGLDNLYEERNNPMPWIQVFGDDMMNDTKSDFFEQKSRTYTKVSQSNGFDEL; via the coding sequence ATGACAATACATGAACCATTAAAAAAAATTAAATTATTAAATCCAGAACATCCAAATAAATCGACTGGCGTGTTAAACGGTCAGTCTTCGGGGTTATTGAATTGGAACGACATTGCGTATCCGCAAATGTACGATTTGTACCAAGCGTTGTTGGCAAACTTTTGGAAAGCGCAAGAAATCAATATGCAAGACGATATAAAGCAATGGGATAGCTTGAGCAGTGTGGAAAAAGACGTCTTTTTACGTATCAATACACAACTCGCATCACTCGACAGTTTGCAAACACCAACGATGAGTCAAGCAATGGACTACGTGACCGATTCGAGCTTTAAAGCAATATTTGCGGTAATTTCTCAACAAGAAGCCGTTCATACCGAGTCGTATTCGTATATTTTAAGTTCACTTGTTTCCGTGAGTGAACAAAACGCACGCTTCAATCAAGCAAAAAGCGATCCGGTTGTTCAAAAACGCAATGAGTTGATTTTGGATGCATACGAAGAATTTCGTCAAAATCCAACGCCGCAAAACTTGTTTAAGCTAAGCGTCAATTCGATTAATTTAGAAGGCATTTATTTTTATGCCGGCTTTGCGTTTTTCTATCATTTGGCGCGTCAGCAAAAAATGCTGAAAACCAGCACGATGATCAGCTATATTCAACGCGATGAAATGCAGCATGCGTATTTTATCGCACAGTTTATCCGCATCATGCTGACGGAAAATCCGGACTTGAATACGGACGAAAACATTCAATACATTTATACGACCATTGATAAAGCAGTGCAGCTTGAAAAAGAGTGGGCACACTATATCTTAGCTGATATTGAAGGGTTGGATTTGGTAGAGTTTGAAGGTTACGTGGAATACTTAGCTAACAAACGATTGCGTCAGCTTGGTCTCGACAATTTATATGAAGAACGCAACAATCCAATGCCTTGGATTCAAGTGTTTGGCGATGACATGATGAACGATACCAAATCTGACTTTTTTGAACAAAAGTCTAGAACCTACACAAAAGTGTCGCAGTCAAATGGCTTTGACGAGCTATAA
- a CDS encoding ribonucleoside-diphosphate reductase subunit alpha codes for MNMKIETAEISSVEKALERATEVYGLDTRELLERAGELAEQAKGEQSLLYALNHITMDQPDWTYVAAELYASDLYKKAAEHREYSASEKYGDFYKLIQELTQVGIYSTELLSAYTQEEITELGQEIDAERDLLFNYIGLFLLADRYLAKDYEGRLFELPQERFLVIAMTLMQNEPKEQRLELVKEAYWAMSHLYMTVATPTLSNAGKSFGQLSSCFIDTVDDSLDGIYLNNWDIARLSKDGGGIGIYYGKVRALGSDIKKFKGNSSGVVPWIRLLNDTAVSVDQLGQRQGAVAIYLDVFHKDIMNGFLDLKTNNGDERRKAHDIFTGVSIPDLFMERLQEKDENGRSIGEWHTFCPHQVKQVMGWKDANGNALGLEDFYDEKDTKYFSDKYQEAVDHPLLPRKTYRAMEIMARIMVSQLETGTPYMFYRDEVNRQNPNKHTRGRGLTSIYCSNLCTEIMQNMSATTIVKEYTDEDGNLVMIRKPGDFVVCNLSSINLPRAIKADVLERLVPIQTRMLDNVIDLNTISVGQAEVTNKKYRAIGLGTFGWHHLLALEGIHWESEKAVEFADKLYEEIAYQTIRASMQLAEEKGAFSQFSGSEWHTGEYFERRNYTSERWNDLQQQVATTGVRNGWMMAVAPNSSTAKIGGSTDGIDPLYAVEYAEEKKNFKFKVTAPDLDHHTYDFYRRSRHVLDQKWSIRQNAARQRHIDQSISFNFYVPHTIKAKELLDLHLEAWKQNLKTTYYVRSTSQAEIEECEACQS; via the coding sequence ATGAACATGAAAATTGAGACGGCGGAAATATCCTCAGTCGAAAAAGCGCTTGAACGGGCAACAGAAGTATACGGTTTAGATACACGAGAGCTACTTGAGCGAGCAGGAGAACTAGCGGAACAAGCAAAAGGCGAACAATCGTTATTGTATGCGCTAAACCATATTACGATGGATCAGCCCGATTGGACCTATGTAGCTGCTGAATTGTATGCAAGTGATTTATACAAAAAAGCTGCAGAACATCGGGAGTATTCCGCTTCTGAGAAATACGGCGATTTTTACAAACTTATTCAAGAGCTAACGCAAGTTGGGATTTATTCGACAGAATTACTGTCTGCTTATACACAAGAAGAAATCACAGAACTTGGACAAGAAATCGATGCGGAGCGAGACTTACTGTTTAATTACATTGGCTTGTTTTTGTTAGCAGACCGTTATTTAGCCAAAGATTACGAAGGGCGTTTGTTTGAACTGCCACAAGAGCGCTTTTTGGTCATTGCCATGACATTGATGCAAAACGAACCAAAAGAACAGCGCTTAGAACTAGTAAAAGAAGCATACTGGGCGATGAGTCATTTGTATATGACGGTTGCTACACCAACTTTATCAAATGCTGGTAAAAGTTTTGGGCAGTTGTCATCGTGCTTTATCGATACGGTAGACGATTCTTTAGACGGTATTTATTTAAACAATTGGGATATCGCCCGTCTTAGTAAAGACGGGGGCGGCATCGGCATTTATTACGGCAAAGTGCGCGCGTTAGGCTCAGATATTAAAAAATTCAAAGGCAATTCTTCAGGCGTCGTGCCGTGGATTCGTTTGCTTAACGATACGGCGGTCAGTGTCGATCAGCTTGGTCAGCGTCAAGGTGCTGTCGCGATTTACTTAGATGTTTTCCATAAAGACATCATGAACGGCTTTTTGGATTTGAAAACAAACAATGGCGATGAGCGTCGTAAAGCACACGACATTTTTACAGGCGTATCAATTCCAGATTTGTTTATGGAACGTTTGCAAGAAAAAGATGAAAATGGGCGCAGCATTGGGGAGTGGCATACGTTCTGTCCGCATCAAGTCAAGCAAGTGATGGGGTGGAAAGATGCGAATGGCAACGCATTAGGACTCGAAGATTTTTACGATGAAAAAGACACCAAATACTTTAGCGATAAATACCAAGAGGCAGTTGATCACCCATTATTGCCGCGCAAAACGTACCGCGCAATGGAAATTATGGCGCGCATTATGGTGTCGCAACTAGAAACCGGCACACCGTACATGTTTTATCGCGACGAAGTCAATCGTCAAAATCCGAACAAGCACACGAGAGGTCGCGGGTTAACATCGATTTATTGCAGTAATTTGTGTACAGAAATTATGCAAAACATGTCAGCTACAACCATTGTTAAAGAATATACTGATGAAGACGGCAATCTTGTTATGATTCGCAAACCAGGCGATTTTGTGGTGTGTAATTTGTCATCAATCAACTTGCCAAGAGCAATTAAAGCAGACGTATTAGAGCGTTTAGTGCCGATTCAAACGCGCATGCTCGATAACGTTATTGATTTAAATACGATTTCGGTTGGACAAGCTGAAGTAACAAATAAAAAATACCGCGCAATTGGTTTAGGAACATTTGGATGGCACCACTTGCTTGCGCTTGAAGGCATTCATTGGGAAAGCGAAAAAGCAGTTGAGTTTGCCGATAAGTTATACGAAGAAATTGCTTATCAAACGATTCGTGCTTCTATGCAATTAGCGGAAGAAAAAGGGGCGTTCAGTCAATTTTCCGGATCAGAATGGCACACAGGCGAGTATTTTGAACGCCGCAACTACACGAGTGAGCGTTGGAACGACTTGCAACAGCAAGTAGCAACAACAGGAGTTCGAAATGGCTGGATGATGGCCGTTGCGCCAAACTCATCAACTGCGAAAATCGGTGGTTCAACAGACGGCATCGATCCGCTCTATGCTGTTGAATACGCTGAAGAGAAAAAGAACTTCAAATTTAAAGTGACTGCGCCTGACTTGGATCACCATACGTATGATTTCTACCGTCGTTCTCGTCACGTACTGGATCAAAAATGGAGCATTCGTCAAAATGCAGCACGTCAACGCCATATTGATCAATCGATTAGCTTTAACTTTTATGTGCCGCACACGATTAAAGCAAAAGAATTACTGGATTTGCATTTAGAAGCGTGGAAGCAAAACTTAAAAACGACTTATTATGTCCGCAGTACATCACAAGCGGAGATCGAAGAATGCGAAGCATGTCAAAGCTAA
- a CDS encoding acyl-CoA thioesterase — MTEALAASVARTVQTKLVLPPDTNHLGTIFGGTVLAYIDEIAAITAMRHSGEAVVTASIDTVNFLSSAKVGDIFILEGVVISTGRTSMEVYVKAECQQIETGVTNLTTTAILTMVAVDSDGKPIPVKGVIPETDAEKKLFQSAQERKQRRMQVNEYSKELC, encoded by the coding sequence ATGACAGAAGCATTAGCTGCAAGCGTGGCTAGAACAGTTCAAACAAAATTGGTGTTGCCACCAGATACCAATCATTTAGGCACAATATTTGGAGGAACGGTACTCGCATACATAGATGAAATCGCGGCGATTACCGCAATGAGGCACAGTGGAGAAGCAGTTGTGACCGCTTCAATCGATACCGTGAACTTTTTATCTTCTGCCAAAGTAGGAGACATCTTTATTTTAGAAGGAGTCGTCATTTCGACAGGAAGAACATCGATGGAAGTTTATGTGAAAGCAGAATGCCAACAAATTGAAACGGGCGTGACCAATTTAACAACAACCGCAATATTGACAATGGTTGCAGTCGATAGTGACGGCAAACCAATCCCTGTTAAAGGCGTAATCCCTGAAACGGACGCAGAGAAAAAGTTATTCCAAAGTGCACAAGAACGAAAACAACGACGCATGCAAGTAAACGAATACTCAAAGGAGTTGTGCTGA
- a CDS encoding MFS transporter, which yields MKQLTGNAFHYGWVIIAIAALSQFFSGPGQTYSNSIFIDYYIEEFGWSRSTVSGIYSAATLTAGFMLFFVGRLIDRNGSRKMAVTVSIALAVACFFNSFVTSLVMLFIGFFFIRLLGQGSMALISSSLIPQWFVKKRGRAISIAAIGGLVSSAAFPLLNVWLIEAFGWRSSWLILGAIIVVCFTPLALFLIQNSPEEMGLLPDNGEILKNKLPKKEAVEVSWAVKEASKTRAFWLLLLCAAIPGIVNTGLTFHLVSIFAEKSLSLETAAGILSLTALIGLPITFITGILLEKVKVQYMLAVVFAGELFSILLLQKVDVFAGAVIFGLVWGISMGIERIVMAVVWPNYFGRKHIGSLSGIAMAMVVTGSALGPLPLGIAFDFFGGYVEILWILMIFPAFGMLAALLAHPPVKQDEGIQKRVDHTNRPAKNPLLME from the coding sequence ATGAAACAATTAACAGGAAACGCTTTTCATTATGGCTGGGTCATTATCGCGATCGCTGCCTTGTCTCAATTTTTCTCTGGACCTGGACAAACATATTCTAATTCGATTTTCATCGACTACTATATAGAGGAATTCGGTTGGAGCCGCTCGACGGTTTCGGGAATCTACTCAGCTGCGACATTAACTGCAGGGTTTATGTTATTTTTTGTCGGCCGCCTAATTGACCGAAACGGTTCGCGAAAAATGGCTGTGACCGTTTCCATCGCCTTGGCAGTGGCTTGCTTTTTCAACAGTTTCGTTACCAGTTTGGTTATGTTGTTTATCGGCTTCTTTTTTATACGGCTCCTTGGTCAAGGTTCTATGGCACTTATTTCAAGCTCACTTATCCCTCAATGGTTTGTTAAAAAGAGAGGGCGCGCTATTAGCATTGCCGCAATTGGTGGATTAGTCAGCTCGGCGGCTTTTCCTTTACTAAATGTCTGGCTAATTGAAGCATTTGGCTGGCGCAGTTCATGGCTGATTTTAGGTGCCATCATTGTTGTCTGCTTTACGCCTCTCGCTCTTTTTCTGATTCAAAATTCACCTGAAGAAATGGGCTTATTGCCCGATAATGGGGAAATCCTTAAAAACAAACTCCCCAAAAAAGAAGCGGTTGAAGTTAGTTGGGCAGTAAAGGAAGCTTCTAAAACCCGCGCTTTTTGGTTATTGTTGCTATGTGCCGCTATACCCGGAATCGTTAATACCGGATTAACCTTCCATTTGGTATCGATCTTCGCTGAAAAATCTTTATCGTTAGAAACAGCTGCTGGTATCTTAAGCTTAACAGCATTGATTGGCTTGCCGATTACTTTTATCACAGGTATCTTGTTGGAAAAAGTAAAAGTCCAGTACATGCTTGCAGTCGTTTTTGCAGGGGAACTTTTTTCTATATTGCTTCTTCAAAAAGTAGATGTTTTCGCTGGGGCCGTTATTTTCGGTTTAGTTTGGGGCATTAGTATGGGGATTGAGCGGATTGTCATGGCTGTGGTATGGCCAAATTATTTTGGCAGAAAACATATCGGGAGTTTAAGTGGTATTGCAATGGCTATGGTTGTTACTGGTTCCGCACTCGGACCATTGCCGCTCGGCATTGCTTTTGACTTTTTTGGTGGATATGTAGAAATCTTGTGGATTTTAATGATTTTCCCGGCCTTTGGCATGCTTGCCGCTTTGCTAGCACACCCGCCTGTAAAACAGGATGAAGGCATCCAAAAACGGGTTGACCATACAAATCGACCTGCTAAAAACCCTTTACTCATGGAGTAA
- a CDS encoding glutathione peroxidase: MTIYDIEVSKPNGEEYSLSEYKGKTLLIVNTATKCGLRDQFDGLEKLYEEYKEQGLVVLGFPSNQFKQEEATGAQAQEACRMTYGVTFPMHDLVKVNGSDAHPLFKYLTSNTKGFLTSDIKWNFTKFLVDANGDIVSRFSPKDTPESFRKDIEKVLTRS, from the coding sequence ATGACTATTTACGATATTGAAGTATCAAAACCAAACGGTGAAGAGTACTCATTAAGTGAATATAAAGGCAAAACCCTGTTAATTGTGAACACTGCAACAAAATGCGGACTACGCGATCAGTTTGATGGTCTCGAAAAATTATACGAAGAATACAAAGAACAAGGGCTAGTCGTTCTAGGGTTCCCGTCGAATCAGTTTAAGCAAGAAGAAGCTACAGGGGCACAAGCACAAGAAGCTTGCCGTATGACCTATGGGGTGACGTTCCCGATGCATGATTTAGTGAAAGTGAACGGAAGCGATGCGCATCCACTTTTTAAGTATTTAACGAGCAATACAAAAGGGTTTTTAACAAGTGATATCAAATGGAATTTCACGAAGTTTTTAGTGGACGCAAATGGCGATATTGTATCCCGTTTTTCTCCAAAAGATACGCCGGAGTCGTTTAGAAAAGACATCGAAAAAGTACTTACTCGCTCTTAA
- a CDS encoding MarR family winged helix-turn-helix transcriptional regulator — MEKPTKLEQQLCFEVYKASSNFSKMYARALEPFNLTFSQYLVLLVLWEEPELLSKDIGERLGLGTGTLNPIIKRMIDNGHLSKQQSEKDKRAFVIALTEKAQNEQSAIERAVFEKVESCNFMGINAMTLMQNLKELNAAFKTMNL; from the coding sequence ATGGAGAAACCGACGAAACTCGAGCAACAACTGTGTTTTGAAGTGTACAAAGCTTCTAGCAATTTTTCAAAAATGTATGCAAGAGCATTAGAACCCTTCAATTTAACTTTTTCACAATACTTGGTGCTTCTTGTTCTGTGGGAGGAGCCCGAATTGCTGTCGAAAGATATCGGGGAACGGTTGGGACTAGGAACTGGTACATTAAATCCAATCATTAAACGAATGATTGATAATGGCCATTTATCGAAACAACAATCGGAAAAAGATAAACGTGCATTTGTAATTGCGTTGACCGAAAAAGCGCAAAACGAACAATCGGCTATCGAAAGAGCCGTTTTTGAAAAAGTGGAGAGTTGCAATTTTATGGGCATAAATGCAATGACGTTAATGCAGAACTTAAAAGAGTTGAACGCAGCGTTTAAAACAATGAATTTGTAA